A stretch of the Triplophysa dalaica isolate WHDGS20190420 chromosome 19, ASM1584641v1, whole genome shotgun sequence genome encodes the following:
- the clic3 gene encoding chloride intracellular channel protein 3 translates to MAEAPKIELFVKASDDGESVGNCPFCQRLFMILWLKGVNFTLTTVDMKRAPEVLKDLAPGSQPPFLIYNEEVRTDTNKIEEFLEETLAPPRYPKLCCRYKESNTAGDDIFHKFSAYIKNPNPGLNDMLEKKFLKSLMKLDQYLLTPLPYELDQNPDSAQSQRHYLDGNSLSLADCNLLPKLHIVKVVCKKYRGFEMPLALKGLTKYLEKAYREDVFSLTCPKEKEILLAYHSVAKYLNK, encoded by the exons ATGGCGGAGGCACCAAAGATTGAACTTTTTGTCAAG GCAAGCGATGATGGGGAAAGTGTTGGGAACTGCCCGTTCTGTCAGCGGCTCTTCATGATACTTTGGCTGAAGGGGGTCAATTTTACCCTTACCACAGTGGATATGAAGAG AGCACCTGAGGTACTAAAAGACCTGGCTCCAGGTTCTCAGCCCCCATTTCTCATCTACAACGAAGAGGTCCGCACTGACACCAACAAGATCGAAGAGTTTCTGGAAGAGACCCTCGCACCTCCACG CTATCCCAAATTGTGCTGCCGATACAAGGAGTCTAACACAGCTGGCGATGATATCTTTCACAAATTTTCAGCGTACATTAAAAATCCCAATCCCGGCCTTAATGATA TGCTAGAGAAGAAATTTCTTAAGAGCTTAATGAAGCTGGATCAGTATCTGTTGACCCCCCTTCCCTATGAACTGGACCAGAACCCAGACTCAGCACAGTCACAAAGACACTACCTGGACGGAAACTCACTCAGTCTTGCAGATTGCAACCTACTACCAAAACTGCACATTGTTAAG GTGGTGTGCAAGAAGTACCGTGGTTTTGAGATGCCATTGGCGCTGAAAGGCCTGACGAAATACTTAGAAAAAGCATACCGGGAGGACGTGTTTAGCCTCACATGcccaaaagaaaaagagatccTGCTTGCATACCATTCAGTGGCCAAATATCTCAACAAGTAA
- the LOC130407438 gene encoding alpha-(1,3)-fucosyltransferase 7 encodes MLKGPMARCKHRHLQLNFTLLMFFLTISLIYSWLFVSYKQYRNATSEYLNVSIKILFWHWPYGIHYNLTGDVCLNDYGIPRCVLLDNRTLFEDADLVVFHHAELSKQKVHLPVDHPRPAFQRWVWLSLEAPPNTANLKAYKNLFNLTMSYHPRADITVPYGKLIPKEKPIQDFVIPINKCHEACWVVSNYQKRHRRSAMFQELKKTLNVQVYGHFARKPLSKEALLPTISRCYFYLAFENIESPHYITEKLWKNAFQSGTVPVVLGPPRKDYEAVAPPKSFIHVDDFNSTKDLAMYLRSLIKDPEKYNVYFTWRQNYTVKLYTDWRERLCNICPLYGRFPAQKIY; translated from the coding sequence ATGCTAAAGGGCCCAATGGCAAGATGCAAACACAGGCATCTCCAACTCAACTTCACTCTTCTCATGTTCTTCCTGACCATCAGCTTAATCTACAGTTGGTTGTTTGTTTCTTATAAGCAATATCGCAATGCCACCTCCGAGTACCTCAATGTCAGCATCAAGATCCTCTTTTGGCACTGGCCATACGGCATCCACTACAACCTGACAGGAGATGTATGCCTAAATGACTATGGCATCCCTAGATGCGTTTTATTAGACAATCGTACACTCTTTGAGGATGCCGACCTGGTGGTCTTTCATCACGCTGAGCTGAGTAAGCAAAAAGTCCACCTGCCTGTTGATCACCCTCGGCCCGCCTTTCAGAGGTGGGTTTGGCTCTCTTTGGAAGCGCCTCCAAACACCGCCAACTTGAAAGCGTACAAAAATCTCTTTAACCTCACCATGTCATATCACCCGCGAGCTGACATCACTGTGCCCTATGGGAAGTTGATACCCAAGGAGAAACCAATTCAAGACTTTGTCATCCCAATAAACAAGTGTCACGAAGCTTGTTGGGTGGTAAGCAACTACCAAAAAAGACACAGGAGGAGTGCCATGTTCCAAGAGCTGAAGAAAACTCTTAATGTTCAGGTGTATGGACATTTCGCCAGGAAGCCGCTATCTAAGGAGGCCTTGCTCCCGACGATTTCACGCTGTTATTTCTATCTGGCATTTGAAAACATAGAGTCTCCTCACTATATAACCGAGAAACTTTGGAAAAATGCATTTCAGTCAGGGACCGTGCCTGTGGTGCTAGGCCCGCCACGAAAAGATTACGAGGCGGTCGCACCTCCTAAATCCTTTATTCACGTGGATGACTTTAATTCTACAAAGGACCTGGCTATGTATCTCAGAAGCCTGATTAAAGATCCGGAAAagtataatgtatattttaccTGGAGACAAAACTACACAGTCAAATTATATACAGATTGGAGAGAAAGACTTTGCAATATCTGTCCCCTATACGGACGATTTCCAGCTCAAAAGATTTATTAG
- the pou5f3 gene encoding POU domain, class 5, transcription factor 1 isoform X1, with protein sequence MTERLHSPNGADCSSRPYEINRAMYSQTPGLDGLCGASLQFAHGMLQDPSLLFNKTHFNGVNPPPPQSFFPFAGDFKSNDLQTSDFMQPRPWYPFAAPEFTGQVAGATTAAQPANISPPIAETREQIKMPSEVKTEKDVDDYSNEDHKPPSQFNHPPGTSSVATGMYYSTPWNPSFWPGLPHITAPANISQAPPTPTASSPSLSPSPPGNGFGSPGFFNGGSAQNMASGQAQTAPRSSGSSSGGCSDSEEEENLTTENLEQFAKELKHKRITLGFTQADVGLALGNLYGRLGAHYYNICMCISRLTQLLKCYFFYSGKMFSQTTICRFEALQLSFKNMCKLKPLLQRWLNEAENSENPQDMYKIERVFVDTRKRKRRTSLEGTVRSALESYFVKCPKPNTLEITHISDDLGLERDVVRVWFCNRRQKGKRLALPFDDECGDGQYYEQSPPPPPNMGGTVLSGQGYPGPAHPGGAHALYMPALHRPEVFKNTLHPGLVGHLTS encoded by the exons ATGACGGAGCGTCTCCACAGCCCGAATGGAGCGGACTGCAGCAGCCGACCCTACGAGATTAACAGGGCCATGTATTCTCAAACCCCAGGCTTGGATGGACTTTGCGGTGCGTCTTTACAGTTCGCGCACGGCATGCTTCAGGATCCTAGTCTACTGTTTAACAAGACCCATTTCAATGGCGTCAACCCTCCGCCGCCGCAGAGTTTCTTCCCATTTGCAGGCGATTTTAAGTCTAATGATTTACAAACTAGTGATTTTATGCAACCCAGACCCTGGTATCCATTTGCGGCACCCGAGTTCACCGGCCAGGTCGCTGGGGCCACCACAGCCGCCCAGCCAGCAAACATCAGCCCACCTATCGCTGAAACGAGGGAGCAAATCAAGATGCCTTCTGAGGTCAAAACGGAGAAAGATGTTGACGATTACTCCAACGAAGACCACAAACCTCCATCACAATTTAATCATCCTCCTGGGACATCATCTGTGGCCACCGGAATGTACTATTCCACACCATGGAACCCTTCCTTTTGGCCCGGTCTGCCTCATATCACGGCCCCTGCTAATATTTCTCAAGCTCCTCCGACACCCACGGCATCATCTCCATCTTTATCACCATCCCCACCGGGGAATGGCTTCGGAAGTCCGGGATTTTTCAACGGTGGCTCTGCGCAAAACATGGCCTCTGGCCAGGCGCAAACTGCTCCGCGAAGTAGCGGATCGTCCAGTGGAGGGTGCAGTGATTCCGAGGAAGAG gAGAATCTAACTACAGAGAATTTGGAGCAGTTTGCTAAAGAACTGAAACACAAGCGCATTACGCTGGGTTTTACGCAGGCAGACGTTGGACTCGCTCTGGGAAACCTGTATGGTAGGTTGGGTGCTCATTACTATAATATTTGTATGTGCATAAGTCGACTCACCCAGTTGCTTAAATGTTACTTTTTCTATTCAGGAAAAATGTTCAGCCAGACAACCATTTGTCGTTTTGAGGCGCTTCAACTTAGTTTCAAGAACATGTGCAAATTAAAACCATTACTACAAAGGTGGCTAAATGAGGCTGAAAACTCCGAAAATCCACAAGAT ATGTACAAGATTGAACGGGTTTTTGTTGACACAAGAAAAAGAAAGCGGAGAACCAGTTTGGAAGGCACCGTGCGCTCTGCTCTCGAGTCGTACTTCGTGAAATGCCCTAAACCCAACACTCTGGAGATAACGCACATATCCGATGACCTAGGCCTGGAAAGAGAT GTGGTACGCGTGTGGTTCTGCAATCGCAGACAAAAGGGAAAACGTCTGGCGTTGCCCTTTGATGATGAGTGTGGTGACGGTCAGTACTACGAGCAGAGCCCTCCACCTCCCCCCAACATGGGTGGCACAGTTCTCTCAGGGCAAGGCTATCCTGGACCAGCCCATCCTGGAGGAGCCCATGCCCTATACATGCCAGCCCTGCACCGACCGGAGGTCTTTAAAAACACCCTGCACCCCGGACTGGTGGGTCATCTCACCAGTTAA
- the pou5f3 gene encoding POU domain, class 5, transcription factor 1 isoform X2, with protein sequence MTERLHSPNGADCSSRPYEINRAMYSQTPGLDGLCGASLQFAHGMLQDPSLLFNKTHFNGVNPPPPQSFFPFAGDFKSNDLQTSDFMQPRPWYPFAAPEFTGQVAGATTAAQPANISPPIAETREQIKMPSEVKTEKDVDDYSNEDHKPPSQFNHPPGTSSVATGMYYSTPWNPSFWPGLPHITAPANISQAPPTPTASSPSLSPSPPGNGFGSPGFFNGGSAQNMASGQAQTAPRSSGSSSGGCSDSEEEENLTTENLEQFAKELKHKRITLGFTQADVGLALGNLYGKMFSQTTICRFEALQLSFKNMCKLKPLLQRWLNEAENSENPQDMYKIERVFVDTRKRKRRTSLEGTVRSALESYFVKCPKPNTLEITHISDDLGLERDVVRVWFCNRRQKGKRLALPFDDECGDGQYYEQSPPPPPNMGGTVLSGQGYPGPAHPGGAHALYMPALHRPEVFKNTLHPGLVGHLTS encoded by the exons ATGACGGAGCGTCTCCACAGCCCGAATGGAGCGGACTGCAGCAGCCGACCCTACGAGATTAACAGGGCCATGTATTCTCAAACCCCAGGCTTGGATGGACTTTGCGGTGCGTCTTTACAGTTCGCGCACGGCATGCTTCAGGATCCTAGTCTACTGTTTAACAAGACCCATTTCAATGGCGTCAACCCTCCGCCGCCGCAGAGTTTCTTCCCATTTGCAGGCGATTTTAAGTCTAATGATTTACAAACTAGTGATTTTATGCAACCCAGACCCTGGTATCCATTTGCGGCACCCGAGTTCACCGGCCAGGTCGCTGGGGCCACCACAGCCGCCCAGCCAGCAAACATCAGCCCACCTATCGCTGAAACGAGGGAGCAAATCAAGATGCCTTCTGAGGTCAAAACGGAGAAAGATGTTGACGATTACTCCAACGAAGACCACAAACCTCCATCACAATTTAATCATCCTCCTGGGACATCATCTGTGGCCACCGGAATGTACTATTCCACACCATGGAACCCTTCCTTTTGGCCCGGTCTGCCTCATATCACGGCCCCTGCTAATATTTCTCAAGCTCCTCCGACACCCACGGCATCATCTCCATCTTTATCACCATCCCCACCGGGGAATGGCTTCGGAAGTCCGGGATTTTTCAACGGTGGCTCTGCGCAAAACATGGCCTCTGGCCAGGCGCAAACTGCTCCGCGAAGTAGCGGATCGTCCAGTGGAGGGTGCAGTGATTCCGAGGAAGAG gAGAATCTAACTACAGAGAATTTGGAGCAGTTTGCTAAAGAACTGAAACACAAGCGCATTACGCTGGGTTTTACGCAGGCAGACGTTGGACTCGCTCTGGGAAACCTGTATG GAAAAATGTTCAGCCAGACAACCATTTGTCGTTTTGAGGCGCTTCAACTTAGTTTCAAGAACATGTGCAAATTAAAACCATTACTACAAAGGTGGCTAAATGAGGCTGAAAACTCCGAAAATCCACAAGAT ATGTACAAGATTGAACGGGTTTTTGTTGACACAAGAAAAAGAAAGCGGAGAACCAGTTTGGAAGGCACCGTGCGCTCTGCTCTCGAGTCGTACTTCGTGAAATGCCCTAAACCCAACACTCTGGAGATAACGCACATATCCGATGACCTAGGCCTGGAAAGAGAT GTGGTACGCGTGTGGTTCTGCAATCGCAGACAAAAGGGAAAACGTCTGGCGTTGCCCTTTGATGATGAGTGTGGTGACGGTCAGTACTACGAGCAGAGCCCTCCACCTCCCCCCAACATGGGTGGCACAGTTCTCTCAGGGCAAGGCTATCCTGGACCAGCCCATCCTGGAGGAGCCCATGCCCTATACATGCCAGCCCTGCACCGACCGGAGGTCTTTAAAAACACCCTGCACCCCGGACTGGTGGGTCATCTCACCAGTTAA
- the npdc1a gene encoding neural proliferation differentiation and control protein 1a, translating to MLFFKRSRASVLLPGVLLCVILAGVGAGMPANKCPNHIDCARMGRHFCKPGSSHCGPCLFPLEEDKMGHCVARRRHHPQQHLYESSPPEVDEEIDYLSSVIAKQQISEVKQSGSDSPSSSQSRSQSRPNGLSPNSTVEPTTSSPSTPTHKTPKPPKPLTDSSQRHGPIVSPHSSKDSLLVLMISLCIIVGTMALILAAVCWVRSQRETYLAQKVDYPSSQPTGSSNNHTSSGDKSLAHSAQMYHYQHQKQQMLSMEKHKTEPKVSESGTTSDEENEEGDFTVYECPGLAPTGEMEVKNPLFDDSTLNSQRNNK from the exons ATGTTGTTTTTTAAGAGATCCCGGGCCTCTGTCCTGCTGCCCGGGGTCCTGCTCTGCGTAATCCTCGCGGGCGTCGGTGCGGGTATGCCAG CTAATAAGTGCCCCAACCACATTGACTGTGCCAGGATGGGGCGACACTTCTGCAAGCCTGGCTCCTCCCACTGTGGCCCCTGCCTCTTCCCATTGGAGGAAGATAAAATGGGACACTGTGTTGCTCGTAGGAGACATCATCCACAACAGCACCTCTACG AATCTTCTCCACCTGAAGTTGATGAAGAAATCGACTATCTGTCCTCTGTCATCGCCAAGCAACAAATTTCAGAAGTCAAACAGTCAG GTTCTGATTCACCGTCGTCTTCACAATCCCGGTCACAGTCGAGGCCAAACGGTCTGTCTCCCAACTCGACTGTAGAGCCAACGACCAGCAGCCCATCAACACCAACACACAAGACCCCTAAACCCCCCAAGCCACTCACAGACTCATCCCAACGCCACGGGCCAATCGTCAGCCCCCATTCTTCCAAAGACAGCCTGCTAGTCT TGATGATCTCTTTATGCATTATCGTGGGAACTATGGCTCTCATCCTCGCTGCTGTCTGCTGGGTCCG GTCACAGAGAGAAACTTATCTGGCTCAGAAGGTGGATTACCCTTCGTCTCAACCCACAGGCTCCAGTAATAATCACACCTCT TCTGGGGATAAATCTTTGGCTCACAGTGCCCAGATGTATCATTACCAGCATCAAAAACAGCAGATGCTCTCAATGGAGAA GCACAAAACGGAGCCTAAAGTTTCAGAGTCTGGAACAACATCGGATGAAGAAAATGAAGAGGGCGATTTCACTGTGTATGAGTGTCCTGGACTGGCACCG ACTGGGGAGATGGAGGTGAAGAACCCACTTTTTGATGACTCCACCTTAAACTCCCAGAGAAATAACAAGTGA
- the LOC130408223 gene encoding macrophage mannose receptor 1-like, which translates to MSRNKETHMDRVSVCPCHMREYGKKPSAQLKPPLFVMMEDRMPVSVMCMLKTPKTGRKLKITAENITQTLTRSWSDQSNSTFSNWRSGEPNNAGGSEHCTAVSFSDAGEWTDENCFYQLYFICHSGSSLASSHQYHFISESKSWSEAQTYCRQNYIDLATIDNMTEMNSVMNTVNMSYDGLAWIGQYDDVNSWRWSLDHDDFYLKGERNFRNWNHQPDNSDGNELCVYMNVIDGSWFDVSCDIYLMFVCFDGRENASQKYVRVYHRKTWSEAQTHCREFYTDLASVTNKTERQLILRMFVEITEENDEDKVWIGLHRMKLWSDQSNSSFTHLVSWIYPEPDNGLSIPGLTGSQHCTAVSLKYFGHWTDESCFDQLPFFCYRGEIIYLLYNEINK; encoded by the exons ATGTCGAGGAACAAAGAAACCCATATGGACAGAGTCTCTGTGTGTCCGTGTCATATGAGGGAATATGGCAAGAAACCTTCTGCTCAGCTAAAACCTCCTTTATTTGTTATGATG GAAGACAGAATGCCAGTGTCAGTTATGTGCATGTTAAAGACACCAAAAACTGGAAGGAAGCTCAAAATTACTGCAGAGAACATCACACAGACCTT AACTAGATCTTGGTCTGATCAGAGTAACTCTACATTCAGTAACTGGAGGTCAGGAGAGCCGAATAATGCTGGAGGCAGTGAACACTGCACTGCTGTGTCATTCAGTGATGCTGGAGAATGGACGgatgaaaattgcttttatcaattatatttcatttgtcacAGTG GGTCCTCTTTGGCATCATCCCATCAGTATCACTTTATATCAGAGTCTAAGAGCTGGTCTGAAGCTCAGACATACTGCAGACAGAATTACATTGATCTGGCCACCATTGATAACATGACAGAGATGAACAGTGTTATGAACACAGTTAATATGAGTTACGATGGTTTAGCCTGGATTGGACAGTATGATGATGTCAACAGCTGGAGATGGTCACTGGATCATGATGACTTCTATCTGAAAGGAGAGAGAAATTTCAGAAACTGGAATCATCAACCAGACAACAGCGATGGAAATGaactgtgtgtttatatgaatgTAATTGATGGAAGCTGGTTTGATGTCTCATGTGACATATacttaatgtttgtttgttttgatg GCAGAGAGAATGCCTCTCAGAAGTATGTTCGTGTATATCACAGAAAGACCTGGAGTGAAGCTCAGACGCACTGCAGGGAGttttacacagatctggccagtgtgacaaataaaacagaGCGTCAACTGATACTGAGGATGTTCGTTGAAATTACAGAGGAAAATGATGAAGATAAAGTGTGGATTGGTCTACACAGGATGAAACTGTGGTCAGATCAAAGCAATTCTTCATTCACACACTTGGTGTCATGGATTTATCCAGAACCAGATAATGGTTTAAGCATTCCTGGTCTGACCGGTTCTCAACACTGCACAGCtgtgtctttaaaatattttggtcaCTGGACAGATGAGAGCTGCTTTGACCAATTGCCTTTCTTCTGCTACAGGGGTGAGATCATCTACCTTctatataatgaaataaacaagtaa
- the LOC130407706 gene encoding macrophage mannose receptor 1-like: MAVFPLRLFSGFTILALCAALKYIFVNEKKTWTEAQSYCRDKYTDLVTVENEQAMEKLLNIMDNYNSIDLTWIGLYDDLNSWKWTLEDKDFFKEGEKLFRNWNNPGPGNNGEQSLCVNIENGRWIAKSCSTAYFFVCYDGRVNASESYVPVSQSKSWTQAQSYCRQHHSDLVSVKNESENQKILYLLQNYYDSWIDLYRTRSRSDQSNSTFINWMTGEPNNAGNSENCTAVSFSDAGEWTEQNCNYQLPFICYSATALESRQYHFISVNKSWSEAQTYCRQNYTDLATIDNRTEMNSVMNTVNGSYNGSAWIGQYDEVNSWRLSLDDSGFYQEGEREFKNWNHQPDNYRGNELCVYMDVEDGSWFDSSCDNTLPFVCFDGRENATQRYIKVTARRTWTEARRYCREHHTDLVNMRNLTENQRFISSEGGVFWIGLYRNRIWSNHALSSYQNWKPEGFIQSSVDRLN; encoded by the exons ATGGCTGTGTTTCCCCTCCGTCTATTCTCAG GGTTCACGATCCTCGCCTTATGCGCTGCACTTAAGTATATCTTTGTGAATGAGAAGAAGACATGGACAGAAGCTCAGAGCTACTGTAGAGATAAATACACTGATCTGGTCACCGTTGAAAATGAACAAGCGATGGAGAAGTTACTCAACATCATGGATAACTATAACTCCATTGATCTGACATGGATTGGACTCTATGATGATCTGAACAGTTGGAAATGGACTCTAGAGGACAAGGATTTCTTTAAAGAAGGAGAAAAACTATTTAGGAACTGGAATAACCCTGGACCTGGGAATAATGGAGAACAAAGTCTTTGTGTGAATATTGAGAATGGGAGATGGATTGCAAAGAGTTGCAGCACAGCATACTTTTTTGTCTGCTATGATG GAAGAGTGAATGCTAGTGAAAGTTATGTTCCTGTTAGCCAGTCCAAAAGCTGGACTCAAGCTCAAAGTTACTGCAGACAGCATCACAGCGACCTTGTCAGTGTCAAAAATGAGAGTGAAAATCAGAAGATACTCTATCTTTTGCAAAATTATTATGATTCGTGGATTGATCTGTACAGGACCAGATCTCGGTCAGATCAGAGTAACTCTACATTCATTAACTGGATGACAGGAGAGCCGAATAATGCTGGAAACAGTGAAAACTGCACTGCTGTGTCATTCAGTGATGCTGGAGAATGGACGGAGCAAAACTGCAATTATCAGTTACCTTTCATATGCTACAGTG cgACTGCACTGGAATCCCGTCAGTATCACTTTATATCAGTGAATAAGAGCTGGTCTGAAGCTCAGACATACTGCAGACAGAATTACACTGATCTGGCCACCATTGATAACAGGACAGAGATGAACAGTGTGATGAACACAGTTAATGGGAGTTATAATGGATCAGCCTGGATTGGACAGTATGATGAAGTCAACAGCTGGAGATTGTCACTGGATGATTCTGGTTTCTAtcaggaaggagagagagaattcaAAAACTGGAATCATCAACCGGACAACTATAGGGGAAATGAACTGTGCGTTTACATGGATGTAGAAGATGGAAGCTGGTTTGATTCCTCATGTGACAACACACTTCCATTTGTTTGCTTTGACG GTAGAGAGAATGCAACACAGAGATATATCAAAGTTACTGCGAGACGCACCTGGACAGAAGCTCGGAGATACTGCAgagaacatcacacagatcTCGTCAACATGAGAAACCTGACTGAGAATCAGAGATTCATTAGCAGTGAAGGTGGTGTGTTCTGGATCGGTCTGTACAGAAACAGGATTTGGTCAAATCATGCTCTTTCCAGTTATCAAAACTGGAAACCAGAAGGATTCATACAAAGCTCAGTCGATCGGTTGAATTGA